In Chloroflexota bacterium, the following are encoded in one genomic region:
- a CDS encoding glycosyltransferase, which produces MHIGFVATRFAGTDGVSLETTKWRAILERLGHTAYFCAGELDEDHLPGMRVPEMHFQHPEIRALHDQAFGHAPLPADFYPRLEATAEAILTALHRFVATFRIDLLVTENALTIPMNLPLGVALRRLIAETHIPTWAHHHDFYWERARFQGSPAADVLEEAFPPALPEVRHIVINRPAQRDLQARRGLESTVIPNVFDFNRAAIGITAANRDLRAHLGLSDDHLLILQPTRVVPRKGIEHAIALVRELRRRKRQLLGKEPVLVVSHHAGDEGMDYLEHLQTLARRWRVPFYYTPHHFYARPPRDNGAPAYSLWDAYVHADFVTYPSRYEGFGNALLEAIYFRLPMLVNRYSVYVEDIAPLGFDLVEIDGEVNAEAVEAVVEVLRDPVRRRRMVEHNYQLAREHFSYEAVLPTFERLLTTPYPAPAG; this is translated from the coding sequence ATGCACATTGGCTTTGTTGCCACCCGTTTCGCGGGCACCGATGGCGTTTCGCTGGAAACCACCAAGTGGCGCGCCATTCTGGAGCGGCTGGGACATACCGCTTATTTTTGCGCCGGGGAGTTGGACGAAGACCACCTCCCCGGTATGCGCGTCCCCGAGATGCACTTCCAGCACCCGGAAATTCGCGCCCTGCACGACCAGGCTTTCGGCCACGCCCCGCTGCCCGCCGACTTTTACCCTCGCCTGGAAGCCACCGCTGAGGCTATTCTTACCGCCCTGCACCGCTTCGTTGCCACCTTCCGCATCGACTTACTCGTCACCGAAAACGCCCTCACCATCCCGATGAACCTGCCGTTAGGGGTGGCGCTGCGGCGGCTGATCGCCGAGACCCACATCCCCACCTGGGCGCACCATCACGATTTCTACTGGGAGCGGGCACGCTTTCAGGGAAGCCCGGCAGCCGACGTGCTCGAAGAAGCCTTCCCGCCCGCGCTGCCGGAAGTGCGCCACATCGTCATCAACCGTCCGGCGCAGCGCGACCTGCAAGCCCGCCGGGGGCTGGAAAGCACGGTCATCCCCAACGTTTTCGACTTCAACCGCGCCGCGATTGGCATCACCGCCGCCAACCGCGACCTGCGCGCCCACCTGGGCCTGAGCGACGACCATTTGCTCATTCTCCAGCCCACGCGGGTGGTGCCGCGCAAAGGCATCGAGCACGCCATTGCCTTGGTGCGCGAACTGCGCCGCCGCAAACGCCAACTGTTGGGCAAAGAGCCGGTGCTGGTGGTCAGCCACCACGCGGGCGACGAGGGCATGGACTACCTCGAACACCTGCAAACCTTAGCACGGCGCTGGCGGGTGCCCTTTTACTACACCCCCCACCATTTCTACGCCCGCCCGCCGCGCGACAACGGCGCCCCGGCCTACAGCCTGTGGGATGCCTACGTCCACGCCGACTTCGTCACCTACCCCAGCCGTTACGAAGGCTTTGGCAACGCGCTGCTGGAAGCCATCTACTTCCGCCTGCCGATGCTGGTCAACCGTTACAGCGTGTATGTGGAAGACATCGCGCCGTTAGGCTTCGACCTGGTGGAAATCGACGGAGAGGTCAACGCTGAAGCGGTGGAAGCGGTAGTCGAGGTGCTACGCGACCCGGTGCGCCGCCGCCGCATGGTCGAACACAACTACCAGCTGGCGCGCGAGCACTTTTCCTACGAAGCCGTGCTGCCCACGTTCGAGCGGCTTCTCACCACACCATACCCCGCGCCGGCAGGGTAG
- a CDS encoding prohibitin family protein produces MDLVSVVRGLSGLLWLGALGVLGLLVVRATRHQPVKSLVRTLLALAAAAILVTTVGAGLVFVPPQERGVVISALSPTGYRSQALTPGLHWIVPYVEYVVYYPISKQTYTMSSTPSEGAVEGDDSIKARTADGQLVYMDASVIFSIDPAKVVEVHIAWQDRYAHELVRPLVRGVIRDAVSQFRIEEVISTKRFELEQMISKTLAQRLEENGLTLEGFVLRNIAFTDEYAQAIEQKQIAEQKALQAKFVVEQKKQEAEQARQVAQGQADAAVIKAKGDAQARVIQAQAEAQALQLIAEVLQNNPDLLTYQYIEKLAPGVQVMLVPNDAPYLLPLPSMTPAPTATPTPTPQEAQP; encoded by the coding sequence GTGGACCTTGTAAGCGTTGTACGCGGTTTGAGCGGCCTGCTCTGGCTGGGGGCGTTGGGGGTGTTAGGGCTGTTGGTGGTGCGTGCTACCCGCCACCAGCCTGTCAAGTCCCTGGTGCGTACGTTGTTGGCCCTCGCTGCGGCGGCTATTTTGGTGACCACCGTGGGCGCGGGGCTGGTCTTCGTGCCACCCCAGGAACGCGGGGTGGTGATTTCGGCGCTTTCCCCCACCGGCTACCGCTCGCAGGCACTCACACCCGGTTTGCACTGGATTGTGCCTTATGTGGAGTACGTGGTTTACTACCCGATTTCCAAACAAACTTACACCATGTCGTCCACGCCGAGCGAAGGCGCAGTGGAAGGCGATGATTCCATCAAAGCGCGCACGGCAGATGGCCAATTGGTGTATATGGATGCCTCGGTGATTTTCTCCATCGACCCTGCCAAAGTGGTCGAAGTACACATTGCCTGGCAAGACCGCTATGCCCATGAACTGGTGCGCCCCCTGGTGCGGGGGGTGATTCGCGATGCGGTTTCTCAGTTCCGCATCGAGGAGGTCATCAGCACCAAGCGTTTTGAACTGGAGCAGATGATTTCCAAGACCCTGGCGCAGCGGCTGGAAGAGAACGGCCTGACTTTGGAAGGCTTTGTGCTGCGAAACATTGCCTTCACCGATGAATATGCTCAGGCCATTGAACAAAAGCAGATTGCCGAGCAGAAAGCGTTGCAGGCCAAGTTTGTGGTCGAGCAGAAAAAGCAGGAAGCCGAACAGGCCCGGCAGGTGGCGCAAGGCCAGGCCGATGCGGCAGTCATCAAGGCCAAAGGCGATGCCCAGGCGCGCGTCATCCAGGCTCAGGCTGAAGCCCAGGCTTTGCAGTTGATTGCCGAGGTGTTGCAAAATAACCCTGACCTGCTCACCTACCAGTACATCGAAAAACTCGCGCCGGGCGTGCAGGTGATGCTGGTGCCGAACGACGCCCCGTACCTGTTGCCGTTACCTTCCATGACGCCCGCGCCGACGGCCACACCCACGCCCACCCCGCAGGAGGCTCAGCCATGA
- the gap gene encoding type I glyceraldehyde-3-phosphate dehydrogenase: MTVRIGINGFGRIGRQVLKAIMERHGDELEVVAINDLFPPEMNAYLFAHDSNYGHFDGTVEVVGGDLVINGHHVKVFAERDPRKLPWKDLGVDIVVESTGVFRDAAADPGARSHIEHGGAKKVIISAPAKNEDITIVLGVNDDLYDPAKHDVVSNASCTTNCFAPVAKIINDNFGIVKGYMTTVHSYTNDQRILDLAHHKDFRRARAAGINIIPTTTGAAKAVGKVIPELQGKFDAMSIRVPTSTVSVIDFVTVVEKETTAEEVNAAFKAAAEGAMKGILGFSTEPLVSSDYKGDPRSSIVDAQNTTVVQGNLVKVLSWYDNEWGYSCRVADLAAKMAKRL; encoded by the coding sequence ATGACCGTACGCATCGGTATCAACGGCTTTGGGCGCATCGGGCGCCAGGTTTTGAAAGCCATTATGGAACGCCACGGCGATGAACTGGAAGTCGTCGCGATCAACGACCTTTTCCCGCCGGAGATGAACGCCTATCTCTTTGCCCACGACTCCAACTATGGCCACTTTGATGGCACGGTGGAAGTCGTTGGCGGCGATTTGGTCATCAATGGCCACCATGTCAAGGTGTTTGCCGAGCGCGACCCGCGTAAGTTGCCCTGGAAGGACCTCGGGGTGGACATTGTGGTGGAATCCACTGGCGTGTTTCGCGACGCCGCGGCCGACCCCGGCGCCCGCTCGCACATTGAGCACGGTGGCGCAAAGAAAGTCATCATTTCGGCGCCGGCTAAAAACGAAGATATCACGATAGTGCTTGGGGTGAACGATGACCTCTATGACCCCGCCAAGCACGATGTCGTTTCCAATGCTTCCTGCACGACCAACTGCTTTGCGCCGGTGGCAAAGATCATCAACGACAATTTTGGCATTGTCAAAGGCTACATGACCACCGTGCATTCCTACACCAACGACCAGCGCATCCTGGACCTGGCGCATCACAAGGATTTCCGCCGGGCGCGTGCCGCGGGCATCAACATCATCCCCACGACCACGGGCGCGGCCAAAGCCGTGGGGAAGGTCATTCCCGAACTGCAAGGCAAGTTCGACGCCATGTCCATCCGGGTGCCGACGTCCACCGTCTCGGTGATCGATTTCGTCACGGTGGTCGAGAAAGAAACCACGGCCGAAGAGGTCAACGCGGCGTTCAAAGCCGCTGCGGAAGGCGCCATGAAGGGCATTCTTGGCTTCTCGACCGAGCCGTTGGTTTCTTCGGACTACAAGGGCGACCCGCGCTCTTCCATTGTGGATGCTCAGAACACCACCGTGGTGCAGGGCAATTTGGTCAAGGTGTTGTCGTGGTACGACAACGAGTGGGGCTACTCGTGTCGTGTGGCCGACCTGGCGGCCAAGATGGCGAAGCGCCTCTAA
- the aroF gene encoding 3-deoxy-7-phosphoheptulonate synthase — MTAPPLWLSPDLPIGASSPVVVMAGPCAVESYEQTRAVAAEVARLGLRVLRGGAFKPRTSPDSFQGLGVEGLRILRAVADEFGLLVVTEALGVEHLPLVAEYADIIQIGSRNMQHYPLLWAVGETDKPVLLKRGFMSTVREWLLATEHIARRGNERILLCERGIRTFETATRNTLDANAIALAKQEAPWPVIGDPSHATGRADLVLPAALAAVAAGADGLLVEVHPDPAAALSDGAQSLRVEALAKLVEAVGRVAAAVGREGVAQQAASPVGALLNH, encoded by the coding sequence ATGACGGCTCCCCCTTTGTGGCTTTCCCCCGACCTGCCGATAGGCGCGTCTTCGCCGGTGGTGGTCATGGCCGGGCCGTGCGCGGTGGAGAGTTACGAACAGACCCGCGCTGTGGCCGCTGAAGTGGCGCGCCTGGGGCTGCGGGTGCTGCGGGGCGGGGCGTTCAAGCCTCGCACCTCGCCCGATAGTTTTCAGGGGTTGGGGGTGGAAGGGTTGCGCATCTTGCGCGCGGTGGCTGATGAGTTTGGCCTGCTGGTGGTTACCGAGGCGTTGGGCGTCGAGCATCTGCCGCTGGTGGCCGAATATGCCGACATCATCCAGATTGGCAGCCGCAACATGCAACATTACCCCCTGCTATGGGCGGTGGGCGAAACCGACAAGCCCGTGTTGCTCAAGCGCGGCTTCATGAGTACGGTGCGGGAATGGCTGCTGGCCACCGAGCACATCGCCCGGCGGGGCAACGAGCGCATTTTGCTTTGTGAGCGCGGCATTCGCACCTTCGAAACCGCCACGCGCAACACTCTCGATGCCAACGCCATCGCTCTGGCGAAGCAGGAAGCCCCCTGGCCTGTCATCGGCGACCCCAGCCATGCGACCGGGCGCGCCGACCTGGTGTTGCCAGCGGCGTTGGCTGCGGTGGCGGCTGGAGCCGACGGCCTGTTGGTGGAAGTGCACCCCGACCCCGCGGCGGCCCTTTCCGATGGGGCGCAGTCGCTGCGGGTGGAAGCCCTCGCAAAACTGGTGGAGGCCGTCGGGCGGGTAGCCGCCGCGGTGGGTCGAGAAGGCGTCGCGCAGCAGGCGGCTTCCCCTGTTGGGGCGTTGCTGAACCATTGA
- a CDS encoding isochorismate synthase — MTLYDWLRQHKGLPRWAWLHGETGWVGAGLRESAAAEGPERFRALQAAFPVGESAPRFVGFGFSPQDHHRAPWWEAFPAALLAAPESVRGPLAVPSEEGIPAASPAELPPAEEVLSQKAWEVAVQTALEAIAVGALQKVVLARPVVLPLPTPADPVAVLQALHRSQPRAYCFLFEPQPGMAFVGATPELLARVQHGQVETVALAGSIARGRNEHEDALLGRQLLQSAKDRREHAAVVMAIRKTLMPLTRGLAAPSQPRLRRLPHIQHLETPLRGLLRPGIGLLEVAAALHPTPALGGVPRAAALDFIAAHEPYPRGWYAAPVGLMFPDGSGELGVAIRSALLLGDRAVLYAGAGIVAGSDPAREWQETTLKLETMRRALASALAFPQLQPAC, encoded by the coding sequence ATGACCCTTTACGATTGGCTGCGCCAGCACAAGGGCCTTCCCCGCTGGGCCTGGCTGCATGGTGAAACGGGCTGGGTAGGGGCTGGCCTGCGGGAAAGCGCCGCCGCCGAGGGCCCGGAACGCTTCCGTGCCTTGCAAGCGGCCTTCCCTGTTGGGGAAAGCGCTCCCCGCTTCGTTGGTTTTGGCTTTTCCCCGCAAGATCACCATCGTGCCCCGTGGTGGGAAGCCTTCCCCGCGGCGCTGTTGGCTGCCCCGGAAAGCGTGCGTGGCCCCCTGGCCGTGCCTTCTGAGGAAGGGATTCCCGCTGCCTCGCCTGCCGAACTGCCGCCTGCCGAAGAGGTGCTTTCCCAAAAGGCGTGGGAAGTCGCGGTACAAACCGCGTTGGAAGCCATTGCCGTTGGTGCGTTGCAGAAAGTGGTGCTGGCGCGGCCGGTGGTGTTGCCCTTGCCGACGCCGGCCGACCCGGTGGCTGTGTTGCAGGCCCTCCATCGCAGCCAGCCGCGGGCTTATTGCTTTTTGTTCGAGCCGCAGCCGGGGATGGCCTTTGTGGGCGCCACGCCGGAGTTGCTGGCGCGGGTGCAGCATGGGCAGGTGGAAACCGTGGCGCTGGCGGGCAGCATTGCTCGCGGGCGCAATGAGCACGAAGATGCTCTCTTGGGGCGGCAGTTGCTTCAGAGCGCCAAAGATCGCCGCGAGCACGCTGCCGTCGTCATGGCCATTCGCAAAACGCTCATGCCGCTTACGCGAGGGCTGGCTGCGCCTTCGCAACCCCGTTTGCGCCGCCTGCCGCACATTCAGCATCTGGAAACACCACTGCGTGGCCTGTTGCGGCCGGGCATAGGCCTGCTGGAAGTTGCAGCGGCGCTGCATCCGACCCCGGCTTTGGGAGGCGTGCCGCGGGCCGCCGCGTTGGATTTCATCGCCGCCCACGAGCCGTACCCGCGCGGCTGGTATGCTGCCCCCGTGGGGCTGATGTTCCCCGACGGTAGTGGCGAATTGGGGGTGGCAATCCGCTCGGCGCTGCTGCTGGGCGACCGGGCGGTGCTTTACGCTGGGGCTGGCATTGTGGCAGGTTCCGACCCGGCGCGCGAATGGCAGGAAACCACGCTCAAACTGGAGACCATGCGCCGCGCCCTCGCGTCGGCACTGGCTTTCCCTCAGTTGCAACCGGCATGTTGA
- a CDS encoding TetR/AcrR family transcriptional regulator, translating into MTAPTPANTRQRILDAAIRVFARKGYHETRMDDIVAEAHVSKGGVYFHFPGKERLFLAIIDQFAGLLEKRLTEAIAAERGGVRRVTAALEAGLDTFAEYRPLAKIFLVQAVGLGERFERKRLEINDRFASLIRTYLEQAVAEGDIPPLDAEVTAYAWVGAIYELVTRWLLTGKPAPDRWLPSLRLMLLRSIGLEEET; encoded by the coding sequence ATGACTGCCCCCACACCTGCCAATACCCGCCAGCGCATCCTCGACGCGGCCATCCGGGTGTTCGCCCGCAAGGGTTACCACGAGACGCGCATGGATGACATTGTGGCCGAAGCCCATGTTTCCAAAGGCGGCGTGTATTTCCACTTCCCTGGCAAAGAGCGCCTCTTTCTTGCCATCATCGACCAGTTTGCCGGGCTGCTGGAAAAGCGCCTCACCGAGGCCATCGCCGCCGAGCGGGGCGGGGTGCGGCGGGTCACGGCCGCGCTGGAAGCCGGACTGGATACTTTTGCCGAATATCGCCCCCTGGCGAAGATTTTTCTGGTGCAGGCTGTGGGGTTGGGCGAGCGGTTCGAGCGCAAGCGTTTGGAAATCAACGACCGTTTCGCCAGCCTCATCCGCACTTACCTGGAGCAGGCCGTTGCCGAAGGCGATATTCCCCCGCTGGATGCCGAAGTGACGGCCTACGCCTGGGTAGGGGCCATTTACGAACTGGTCACCCGCTGGCTGCTCACCGGCAAACCCGCACCCGACCGCTGGCTGCCTTCCCTGCGGCTGATGCTGCTGCGTTCCATTGGCCTGGAAGAGGAAACATGA
- a CDS encoding 1,4-dihydroxy-2-naphthoate polyprenyltransferase — MDTSSSLPRWKIWMLAIRPKTLPAAVGPVLVGWGLAAHEGVFRWGPALAALAGGILLQIGANLANDVADFQRGADHGERLGPTRVTQAGLLSPAEVTRGMWVTFALAAMVGVYLIAVAGWPVALIGLTAILAAIGYTGGPWPYGYYGLGDLFVFLYFGLAAVGGTYFVQARAVSTAVWWAAVPLGLLATALLVVNNLRDIPTDRAAGKRTLAVLLGEGGARLEYDVCVGGAYLIVSAAVAAGIFPLGALVIWLSLPWAWRTRRIVRAARGRALNAALARTGQLILIFGVLLAAGLAITR, encoded by the coding sequence ATGGACACTTCCTCTTCCCTCCCCCGCTGGAAAATCTGGATGCTGGCTATTCGCCCAAAAACGCTGCCCGCGGCCGTTGGGCCGGTGCTGGTGGGGTGGGGGCTGGCGGCGCACGAGGGCGTCTTCCGCTGGGGGCCGGCGCTGGCGGCGCTGGCAGGGGGCATTTTGCTGCAAATCGGGGCCAACTTAGCCAACGACGTTGCCGATTTCCAACGCGGCGCCGACCACGGCGAGCGCCTCGGCCCTACCCGCGTGACCCAGGCGGGGCTGCTTTCGCCTGCCGAAGTGACGCGCGGGATGTGGGTCACCTTTGCCCTGGCCGCGATGGTGGGTGTTTACCTCATCGCCGTGGCGGGCTGGCCAGTGGCGCTCATTGGCCTGACGGCCATTCTCGCGGCCATCGGCTACACCGGCGGCCCGTGGCCTTACGGCTATTACGGCCTGGGCGACCTGTTCGTCTTCCTCTACTTTGGGCTGGCGGCGGTGGGGGGCACCTATTTCGTGCAGGCGCGCGCCGTGTCCACGGCGGTGTGGTGGGCTGCCGTGCCGCTAGGGCTGCTGGCCACGGCCTTGCTGGTGGTCAACAACCTGCGCGACATCCCCACCGACCGGGCGGCAGGAAAACGCACCTTGGCCGTGCTGCTGGGGGAAGGCGGGGCGCGCCTGGAATACGATGTGTGCGTGGGGGGGGCTTATCTCATCGTGAGTGCCGCAGTGGCGGCGGGCATCTTCCCCCTGGGGGCGCTGGTCATCTGGCTTTCGCTGCCGTGGGCGTGGCGCACCCGCCGCATCGTGAGGGCAGCGCGCGGGCGCGCGTTGAACGCCGCCCTGGCTCGTACCGGCCAACTCATCCTGATTTTCGGGGTGCTGCTGGCTGCAGGGCTGGCCATCACGCGCTGA
- a CDS encoding DNA mismatch repair protein MutS, whose protein sequence is MNVFLLFPNRDADPEAPLPWQAEALEQDLGLPQVYEAMAQDDKFLYAAARRVLLDSLEDVDLIRYRQAVLQDCLAHPDVVREIYRIPIEAQEKKREQWLGIFSRSPQGILSSAVDLLAMFVGLLRRLKAIADAQAGAFASEGFRRFFAMLQAELDEAYFEEVETHLRTLKFRQGVLLSAELGPGNEGTRYTLRKPRRTPRPILKQIFDRTPSCGFTIPPRDTYGSKALGEIKDRGLNEVANAVAQAADHIDGFLKLLQAELAFYVGALNLAERIAALGMPLAFPDPAPAETRRFAASGLYDLGLALAKNAAVVGNDIQANAKNLVIITGANQGGKTTFLRSVGLAQLMMQAGLFVPAQALEANLARGVFTHFKREEDAEMESGKFDEELGRMDAIADHLRAHSLVLFNESFAATNEREGSEIARQIVDALLEGQVKVFFVTHFYTFAHGYYTANQGEALFLRAERLPDGRRTFKMIPAEPLQTSFGEDLYRQIFKAA, encoded by the coding sequence ATGAATGTCTTTCTGCTCTTCCCCAACCGCGACGCCGACCCCGAAGCCCCCCTGCCATGGCAGGCCGAAGCCCTGGAGCAGGATTTGGGGCTCCCTCAGGTTTACGAGGCCATGGCCCAGGACGATAAATTCCTGTACGCCGCGGCGCGGCGCGTGTTGCTGGATTCCCTGGAAGACGTCGACCTCATCCGCTACCGGCAGGCTGTGCTGCAAGACTGCCTTGCCCACCCCGACGTCGTGCGGGAGATCTACCGCATCCCCATTGAAGCGCAGGAGAAGAAGCGCGAGCAGTGGCTGGGCATTTTCAGCCGCTCGCCCCAGGGCATTTTGAGCAGTGCCGTCGATTTGCTGGCCATGTTCGTGGGGCTGCTGCGGCGGCTGAAGGCCATCGCCGACGCCCAGGCTGGGGCGTTTGCTTCAGAAGGCTTCCGCCGCTTCTTCGCCATGCTGCAGGCCGAACTGGACGAAGCCTATTTCGAAGAGGTGGAAACCCACCTCCGCACGCTGAAATTCCGCCAGGGGGTGCTACTGAGCGCCGAACTGGGACCGGGCAACGAAGGCACACGCTACACCCTCCGCAAACCCCGCCGCACACCGCGCCCCATCCTCAAACAGATTTTCGACCGCACGCCTTCCTGCGGCTTTACCATTCCCCCGCGCGACACTTACGGCTCCAAGGCCCTGGGCGAAATCAAAGACCGCGGCCTGAACGAGGTCGCCAACGCGGTAGCCCAGGCTGCCGACCACATCGACGGCTTCCTGAAACTGCTGCAGGCCGAACTGGCCTTTTACGTCGGGGCGCTCAACCTCGCCGAGCGCATCGCCGCGCTGGGGATGCCCCTGGCTTTCCCCGACCCCGCCCCGGCCGAAACGCGCCGTTTTGCGGCTTCCGGCCTCTACGACCTCGGCCTGGCGCTGGCGAAAAACGCTGCCGTGGTGGGCAACGACATCCAGGCCAATGCCAAAAACCTGGTCATCATCACCGGCGCCAACCAGGGTGGCAAAACCACCTTCCTGCGCAGCGTGGGGCTGGCGCAGTTGATGATGCAGGCCGGGCTGTTCGTGCCCGCGCAGGCGCTGGAAGCCAACCTCGCCCGCGGCGTGTTCACCCACTTCAAGCGCGAGGAAGACGCCGAAATGGAAAGCGGCAAATTTGATGAGGAACTGGGGCGCATGGATGCCATCGCCGACCATCTGCGCGCCCACAGCCTGGTGCTGTTCAACGAATCCTTTGCCGCCACCAACGAGCGGGAAGGCTCAGAAATCGCCCGTCAGATTGTGGATGCTTTGCTGGAAGGCCAGGTGAAGGTGTTTTTCGTGACCCACTTCTACACCTTCGCCCACGGTTACTACACCGCCAACCAGGGGGAAGCCCTTTTCCTGCGCGCCGAGCGCCTGCCCGACGGCCGCCGCACCTTCAAGATGATCCCTGCCGAGCCGCTGCAAACCAGTTTCGGGGAAGACCTTTACCGGCAGATCTTCAAAGCAGCCTGA
- a CDS encoding DNA mismatch repair protein MutS, translated as MPSPSVLFPPDAARPDEDQAAEPPFFGDLNLDQVVDALLAGRKVYRLRPFFYHPLHDAAAVRYRQAVAQDLENDALREHVHTFATRMRQVSRYLRMLNDLEYPYHIAGWFLEAVLRYTEAVQALADALAEADLHAAAFLALRDYLADYVHAEAFTALRDEAQAVRTELDAIRYCIHIMGDTVRVRRCEDEPDHAAEVERTFAKFRRGAVKDYRTPVYVRSGMNHVEAQILDCVVKLYPEPFAHLDAFRARHPDFLDPVVTAFDREVQFYLAYLEFIAPLREAGLPFCTPEIITDKAIAARATFDLALAHKLVSEGRLVVTNDFALHGKERIFVVTGPNQGGKTTFARTVGQLHYLAALGLPVPGREARLVLPDHIFTHFERAEEVTNLRGKLEDELIRLRETFKQATPQSLIILNEVFASTTFQDALFLGRQVMERLLALDALGVFVTFLAELSTLGPQVVSMVSTVDPKNPAERTYKIVRRRANGLAYALALAEKHHLTHDQLVARVRP; from the coding sequence ATGCCCTCGCCAAGCGTGCTCTTCCCGCCGGACGCTGCCCGGCCTGACGAAGATCAGGCCGCCGAGCCGCCGTTTTTTGGCGACCTCAACCTGGATCAGGTGGTCGACGCGCTGCTCGCCGGCCGCAAGGTCTATCGTCTGCGTCCGTTTTTCTACCACCCCCTGCACGATGCCGCTGCCGTGCGCTACCGCCAGGCCGTGGCGCAGGATCTGGAAAACGACGCCCTGCGGGAGCACGTCCACACCTTTGCCACCCGCATGCGCCAGGTCAGCCGCTACCTGCGGATGCTGAACGACCTGGAATACCCCTACCACATCGCGGGCTGGTTCCTGGAAGCCGTGCTGCGCTACACCGAGGCCGTCCAGGCGCTCGCCGACGCCCTGGCCGAGGCCGATCTCCACGCTGCGGCCTTCCTGGCGCTGCGCGACTACCTCGCCGACTATGTCCACGCCGAGGCGTTCACCGCCCTGCGGGACGAAGCGCAGGCCGTGCGCACCGAACTGGACGCCATCCGCTACTGCATCCACATCATGGGGGATACCGTGCGGGTGCGCCGCTGCGAAGACGAGCCCGACCACGCCGCCGAAGTGGAACGCACCTTCGCCAAGTTCCGCCGCGGCGCGGTGAAAGATTACCGCACGCCGGTGTACGTCCGCAGCGGGATGAACCACGTCGAAGCCCAGATTCTGGACTGCGTGGTCAAACTCTACCCCGAACCCTTCGCCCATCTGGACGCCTTCCGCGCGCGCCATCCCGATTTCCTCGACCCCGTGGTGACGGCCTTTGACCGCGAAGTGCAGTTTTACCTGGCCTATCTGGAATTCATCGCCCCCCTGCGGGAAGCCGGGCTGCCCTTCTGCACCCCCGAAATCATCACCGACAAGGCCATCGCGGCGCGGGCGACCTTCGACCTGGCCCTGGCGCACAAACTGGTGAGCGAAGGGCGGCTGGTCGTGACCAACGATTTCGCCCTGCACGGCAAAGAACGCATCTTTGTCGTCACCGGCCCCAATCAGGGCGGCAAGACCACCTTCGCCCGCACGGTGGGGCAGTTGCACTACCTCGCGGCGCTGGGGCTGCCGGTCCCCGGCCGGGAAGCCCGCCTAGTGCTGCCCGACCATATCTTCACCCACTTTGAACGCGCCGAAGAAGTCACCAACCTGCGCGGCAAACTGGAAGACGAACTCATCCGCCTGCGGGAAACCTTCAAGCAGGCCACGCCCCAGAGCCTCATCATCCTCAACGAAGTGTTCGCTTCCACCACCTTCCAGGATGCGCTTTTCCTGGGGCGGCAGGTGATGGAAAGACTCCTCGCCCTGGATGCCCTGGGGGTGTTTGTCACCTTTCTGGCCGAACTCTCGACGCTGGGGCCGCAGGTGGTCAGCATGGTGAGCACGGTGGACCCCAAAAACCCTGCCGAGCGCACCTACAAAATCGTGCGCCGCCGCGCCAACGGCCTGGCCTACGCCCTCGCCCTCGCCGAGAAACACCACCTCACCCACGACCAACTCGTGGCACGGGTGCGCCCATGA
- a CDS encoding ubiquinone/menaquinone biosynthesis methyltransferase, with protein sequence MSDFSVLPPSEKKPEYVRNLFAQIADRYDLLNRLISLGQDDLWRRETLRRLALRSGDRFLDLGGGTGALTREALRMAPGILPVTSDLTFEMLAVGKEQLAGFPIRWLTADALQLPFPDDTFDALASAFLLRNVADLDAALQEQHRVLNPGGRWAALDTSRPPQNLLTPFMRLHLRVVIPWLGKAVARNAHAYRYLQASTENFLAPPEMVARLEAAGFREVGYQRLMFGAVAVYWGRKPAE encoded by the coding sequence ATGAGTGATTTTTCCGTTTTACCCCCCAGCGAAAAGAAGCCGGAATACGTCCGCAATTTGTTCGCTCAGATTGCCGACCGCTACGACCTGCTCAACCGCCTGATTTCCCTGGGGCAAGATGACCTCTGGCGGCGGGAAACCTTGCGCCGCCTGGCCCTGCGCTCCGGCGACCGCTTCCTGGACCTGGGCGGCGGCACCGGCGCGCTGACGCGCGAAGCCCTCCGCATGGCCCCCGGCATTCTGCCCGTGACCAGCGACCTGACCTTTGAAATGCTGGCGGTGGGCAAAGAGCAACTGGCAGGCTTCCCCATCCGCTGGCTGACCGCCGACGCGCTACAATTGCCGTTCCCCGACGACACTTTCGACGCGCTGGCCTCCGCTTTCCTGTTGCGCAACGTGGCCGACCTCGACGCGGCGCTGCAAGAGCAACACCGTGTGCTGAATCCGGGCGGCCGCTGGGCGGCGCTGGACACTTCTCGCCCGCCGCAAAACCTGCTCACCCCCTTCATGCGGCTGCACCTGCGGGTGGTTATCCCTTGGCTGGGGAAGGCCGTTGCCCGCAACGCGCACGCCTACCGCTATTTGCAGGCTTCCACCGAAAACTTCCTCGCCCCGCCCGAAATGGTTGCCCGCCTGGAAGCCGCCGGCTTCCGCGAGGTGGGCTACCAGCGGCTGATGTTCGGCGCGGTGGCCGTCTATTGGGGGCGGAAGCCCGCGGAGTAA